tcttgaccgtgccaaaatctggtgtcaacactaaTGAAATAGTCGGAGCACGTATGATTCTCAGAGATTATGATGGGGGCATCATCTTCGGCTCATTTCGACACTTCTCCTGCGATGATGTGTTTCCATAAAGGAAGGTCCTATGCTGACCTCACAATGAAGCAATCTTTCAATAGATGTTGAATCTGATTGTCTTGAAGCAGTGCAGAGTGGAGAAATTAATAGGTCTAAATATGCCTTTTTGGTTAAGGAGATCAAAGATAATTTGAAGGAACGTAGTTCTTGTAtgttcttgtattactcatatacgTAGTCAAAATTTAAGCTAGCCATTGTATGGCCAACTTTGATAGGTCTCAAGTATGAACTGTAGTATGGCTTAGGTCTGGAGTCTGGACCGGAGGAAGTCCTTGTCATTGTCGGTCGTGATTGTAACGCTTGAGTGTTGAGTAATACAAGAATTACTTCACAaagaaaaaaacaaatatttacctGTCATCGACATTAGTAATCAGTCAATTTTATTGTTGGGACAGCTGCTGGTGTCCATTCGCGGGCGATCGCTGCTGCTCGTTTCACAAAGGTAAACATTCCTGAAGAGAAGCGCCACTCTAACACGTAGCAAGGCTTGAAATGCAAGCAAATCATTCTCAGTCCATCAGGGTTCAAGTTCTGGTGCTCGTATTTATTtttgatttatttcagaatttccaacGAAGCACATTCAACGGGAGgaggttcccgtcgacgacgaggtgcctacaatgacttcgtaaatttcaagatgatatgctggcTCAGTCTTTCAGAGATGctcgggtgtgcgtgtgtgcgttcatagggttaagtgtatgcgcgtgtatatgagcgtttgtgtctgtactgtgttaaaaaaaaaggCTTAAAATGCAACTACCTCACTCGTGACCAGCAAGGTTTTTTTGCGAGGGCGGGTGTGAATAGTTGTCGACCCAGAAACTGTCCACTTGCTACCTTCATGTACGTATATAATATGTTTGGTCTGAGATTACACCTCGTTAGTTTTGGATCGCTTAGCTAGGGAAAGCGCAGCATCCTCCTGGATACCATCTCACTACAAAGTACAAACAATGAACAAACATGTTGTTCTACATTAACTTATTCATGCTGTGACGACCGAAATCAAGCTTGGAAAATATTGTATTGATTGACAACGTTGATAATATCAGCTGGGTTCATCACCACCCTTTGCTTTGCCTCGCAACATGTCTCCAAATCCACCCCTCATTATGCGACCAAACCTCGTGTTCTCCTGCTGAGTTTGTAAGCCCACCTGGGGAGGAACAGAAGCAGCAGCAGGGTCGTGCTGCTCTCCACCCTCTTTCTTCCCAAGCAGACTGCTCTCGCCGAAGAAACTGCTGACAGAGGTCGCGATCCCAAGGTGTGCCCCCATTGCCTTGCCGATGCTCTCCAGCGTACCTCCAGACCTTTCCCGGCCTATAACTTCTAGTGCCTCCTTGTGTGCAGGgtctagagcatccacatcttttaACAAGTTCTGTATAGAGGGCAAAAGTAGATCACGTACACTTGAAGCAGGAAGATCTGCAAAGGAAAAAGGGAAATAGAAACGCATAAGCATACATAAAGGCTTGTTCTATTGTCGGGTACAATTTTGATATGTAGGACAAATGGGATGTGCCAGTAACCTATTACTAGCTAGATACTACAGTCCATATATGAATCCAAATGCAGTTTCTATTGCCTAGGCATTGTTCAGGTTGTGAATAATGTAGCAAATAAGTACAAAAATTATACTGAGATTATAAACAAAAGGCACAGGCAGCACTACAGATAAAGATAAGAGGCACACTCAATACAAAGTTTGCTTCTGCTATTAAATATGTGAAACACTGACAATTTCGGATAAAGGTCAACCTGTAGCATCCAAAGCACGCAGCGCTTCACAGAATACATTTGCTCTTTCACGACGCCGTTCAACATTATTTTCAGTAGGTGGGGCACTTGTAAGTCTAAATATCTTGGTTAAAAGATGTATGCAAGGTCAAAGGAAACAGAGGAACAGATTGATATGAAGATGTGTGAACACACGAGTGAGCGAATCAAACATGCAAATTTTGGTCAAAATGTATATATTAAATGTAGTGAGTAGGATATATTCACGTAGTCTATCTGTTGAATGCGGCACAGCTACTGCAAGTGCACGAATGACCGAAATAGTAGCTTCATGTGATCCATCTTCAAGAAAGGCATCCATTTGAATATGTATCTTGTCAACAACCTGGCAGTGCAGTCATGGAGTAAGGGCATTGCAAAAACTATTGTAATGTATAAAGGAATATTAGAAAATGATGCTTCAATACCATGTCACTTTTGAAATGCTGAGCAACAGCTCCTAATGCATCTATACTAGCATATTTTACAGCCGAGTTTTGATCAGAACCAAGAGTAATGAGTGCTGGCAAAACATGAGTCGATGCAACTTTCACGCCAACATAGGGTACCTGTGTGTAAAAGCAATAAATAGTACTGCAAGGAACAAAACATACCATACGCCTGATTCATTCATGTAACAGTAAACTTACAAGTGCTTTCAGTAAACCTGCAGCACTGGTttttaaattggtatcagagctcaCAACCATCTCCCACAGAATATGAAAGATGACTCCATGGTGCTCCTCAAATATGCTACACATGATAAGTTAAATACATGAAAATAGTGCATATTCAACAACATCATGATATTTGCTGCATGTTTAGACAAAGTACAAACCAAAGAAACCGGATCGCGTCAATGATCTCGGCAGTGTGATGCATAGAAAATGAACCATCCTTCGTGTTTTGGATAAGTAATTTCCTTAAATATTCTTCTAACTGTTGACGACTTGAAGGAGAACCCAAAATACCAGACAATAGCAATGGAAGAACACAAATGATAGCGATTTTTTCAGCAACAGAAGTTTTCGGACGGAAACCTGCAGCACAATCAATATGTCTGAACAAAAAAACTATAGCAAAGCAGACCCGCCATTTAAACACATGGATTCTTACCACGAACTTTGGACTGGATTGACAGAGGAAAATAGATAAAATCACCGCTATCAATATCACCAGCTGCTATAAGAAATACAGGTAACATAATGTGCTCGAGATAATCTTTTCCATAGCGTCCAGATACGGCCAACAGGTACTGAATTTTTCCAGGAAATAATTTATCATAAATTATACTTAAAGATGGTAGGATCGGTATAGGAGATGTTGTTGTTTGTATGTTTTACCTTTGTGATCACTGTTCTTAAGCTATCCTCTTTTGCAGGCAACAAGCAGGCAAGCTTGATCAAATCCGGCAGGCACTCAGTGTGCATCCACTCAAATGCTGACCATTCTGTCTCACCTCTGTAGTGCCCCAAGATGCAATTGATCAATAAAAGAGAAGTATTTCTTTTTGTTTATCGTAATTGGTTAGTTAAAAGACAACATCACATATGCAAACAGCTTACGTTGCATACAGCTTTAGGCTGGATTCTGAAATGTAGTTTTCTGAGGGGTCTACTGATGGACAAGTCTCTATAGCTTTCTGATGAATAAATGGTAACAACTCAGTCAGCATCCGAAGGAGCACTTCAATGGTCCATCGTTCTTGTTCTCCTAAAACACGGAGATGAGAGTCTATTGTACCTTCCACCCCTGAAACGGATGGACAACGCTGAAATATAACAGTTCTATCAGAACACGTATTACAATTCATAAAGTATAAGGTCCCCAAATTCAAAACCATGCATACCTGAGCAGATGCCAGGATATGTGACAGTAACACTCTCAATATCTGATCCAGTTTACCTCCCCATCCTACTACTGCAGGAACAAGTTCTCTGAGAGCAACATCCACCACTACCCCAGAAGGGTCACGGACCAACTGAAACAATAGCTCCTCAACCTACCAGACAAACAGAAATTTAAGCAACTTCCAGATGAGTATTATCTTTCAGTGATTTTAAGCTCTCGTAACCAAATATTAGCCAACAACAAAGCAGGCATTTAGCTAATACACTGAAATAAAATTTCCACTCCTTTACTGATTCTGAGAATTAGTGAGACTTAAACTGACCTTATAATATTTATCCATGTTCGGAAACAAAGGAAGCAGCAAGGCCAGATTATGTGTTGCAGCCTCCCTTACAACAGTTGCAGAATCTTCGACAAGTTGTTGCACAATAGATAGGATAAGGGAATCGCGTATCTCGGGACGAACATATATTGCCAGTTCTCCACAGGACTGAGCAACAAGCAACCTACGCTCCTCATACTGGTGATTTATCTAAACACCGGGCAATTTAACTAAAATAAGATCTCAAAATGAAGATGGCCAAAAGACTTATCAGAAAATTTGAAATACCTGTTCCCAACACTGTGGTAGTAATTCAGTCTCTGTTCTCATCTCCCCAACACTCGTGGCTAATTCCACGCAAGCCTGCATGGTAGCGAGCGAATAAATACAAAATGGTAATTTACATGATAAGAATAATATTAAGTGTGCACTTGTAGAACAAGTTGCAAGCCACATCATGAGAAACCCAGATTGATCCGTATCAAGCAATAGTCAAAAACATACATCCATTATGATGCGCCTCTGTTGTCCATCAGGCCGTTTTATCAGATTAAACAATGTGTGAGTCAACGAATCCCGTACGTCGCTATCTGGATGTCTTTCTATAGCACATATGATCAATGGAAGAAGCTCCTGTAACCATGTAGCAGCATGTAACACTAGTTATATTAAAATAAATATTGACACAAATTACAAAGGTTACAGATGAACCTCGCGATGGTTTATGAGCACATATGGAACTATCTTTGGAAGAGCATCTGAAACTATCTTGATAGTTTCCAAGGCCTACAGGATTGAACAAGAACAgctcaagtcaagccactcaacaaTCATATGAAAACAGAACAAATCA
The Triticum dicoccoides isolate Atlit2015 ecotype Zavitan chromosome 3A, WEW_v2.0, whole genome shotgun sequence genome window above contains:
- the LOC119268134 gene encoding RAB11-binding protein RELCH-like isoform X2, whose amino-acid sequence is MEAVGGAAEERWASLCNCVVNFLLEEKYHLTALELLQELQEDGRHAQALRLRSFFSDPAFFPPDLVARASSSPPGADPQSLLEEKIAAEEKLALTEYDLRLAKEDLTCLKLELQKQQESSPDNTIDASAHEGFNQQDQRDVKISALGPLKDNERKDLNCAVKEYLLLAGYRLAAMTFIEEVLDQDLDVWTNSSACVPDALRRYYYQYLSSTTEAAEEKISILRENEALKKDSERLYAEKDSWMKTSELANNQVAALRKSLDAAHMDIKEKEKMVRDLKQSLDVHRKELNDCRAEITALKMHIEGTQSSKQMPVGDTDVFSTQLNANSMGEAAALINEHENLKGTESITIKLVSAAALTEDTRKDHKNTESTIEGSPDSEAPVPCSTAGGGGYGTSGYESGTDTSPEGISVNGTQHGAGNSQGNSGSISVYVSEDKVNTEIVESPSIHKSSYKMALETIKIVSDALPKIVPYVLINHREELLPLIICAIERHPDSDVRDSLTHTLFNLIKRPDGQQRRIIMDACVELATSVGEMRTETELLPQCWEQINHQYEERRLLVAQSCGELAIYVRPEIRDSLILSIVQQLVEDSATVVREAATHNLALLLPLFPNMDKYYKVEELLFQLVRDPSGVVVDVALRELVPAVVGWGGKLDQILRVLLSHILASAQRCPSVSGVEGTIDSHLRVLGEQERWTIEVLLRMLTELLPFIHQKAIETCPSVDPSENYISESSLKLYATGETEWSAFEWMHTECLPDLIKLACLLPAKEDSLRTVITKYLLAVSGRYGKDYLEHIMLPVFLIAAGDIDSGDFIYFPLSIQSKVRGFRPKTSVAEKIAIICVLPLLLSGILGSPSSRQQLEEYLRKLLIQNTKDGSFSMHHTAEIIDAIRFLCIFEEHHGVIFHILWEMVVSSDTNLKTSAAGLLKALVPYVGVKVASTHVLPALITLGSDQNSAVKYASIDALGAVAQHFKSDMVVDKIHIQMDAFLEDGSHEATISVIRALAVAVPHSTDRLREYLLTKIFRLTSAPPTENNVERRRERANVFCEALRALDATELVKRCGCSRPCTQGGTRSYRPGKVWRYAGEHRQGNGGTPWDRDLCQQFLRREQSAWEERGWRAARPCCCFCSSPGGLTNSAGEHEVWSHNEGWIWRHVARQSKGW
- the LOC119268134 gene encoding RAB11-binding protein RELCH homolog isoform X1; the protein is MEAVGGAAEERWASLCNCVVNFLLEEKYHLTALELLQELQEDGRHAQALRLRSFFSDPAFFPPDLVARASSSPPGADPQSLLEEKIAAEEKLALTEYDLRLAKEDLTCLKLELQKQQESSPDNTIDASAHEGFNQQDQRDVKISALGPLKDNERKDLNCAVKEYLLLAGYRLAAMTFIEEVLDQDLDVWTNSSACVPDALRRYYYQYLSSTTEAAEEKISILRENEALKKDSERLYAEKDSWMKTSELANNQVAALRKSLDAAHMDIKEKEKMVRDLKQSLDVHRKELNDCRAEITALKMHIEGTQSSKQMPVGDTDVFSTQLNANSMGEAAALINEHENLKGTESITIKLVSAAALTEDTRKDHKNTESTIEGSPDSEAPVPCSTAGGGGYGTSGYESGTDTSPEGISVNGTQHGAGNSQGNSGSISVYVSEDKVNTEIVESPSIHKSSYKMALETIKIVSDALPKIVPYVLINHREELLPLIICAIERHPDSDVRDSLTHTLFNLIKRPDGQQRRIIMDACVELATSVGEMRTETELLPQCWEQINHQYEERRLLVAQSCGELAIYVRPEIRDSLILSIVQQLVEDSATVVREAATHNLALLLPLFPNMDKYYKVEELLFQLVRDPSGVVVDVALRELVPAVVGWGGKLDQILRVLLSHILASAQRCPSVSGVEGTIDSHLRVLGEQERWTIEVLLRMLTELLPFIHQKAIETCPSVDPSENYISESSLKLYATGETEWSAFEWMHTECLPDLIKLACLLPAKEDSLRTVITKYLLAVSGRYGKDYLEHIMLPVFLIAAGDIDSGDFIYFPLSIQSKVRGFRPKTSVAEKIAIICVLPLLLSGILGSPSSRQQLEEYLRKLLIQNTKDGSFSMHHTAEIIDAIRFLCIFEEHHGVIFHILWEMVVSSDTNLKTSAAGLLKALVPYVGVKVASTHVLPALITLGSDQNSAVKYASIDALGAVAQHFKSDMVVDKIHIQMDAFLEDGSHEATISVIRALAVAVPHSTDRLREYLLTKIFRLTSAPPTENNVERRRERANVFCEALRALDATDLPASSVRDLLLPSIQNLLKDVDALDPAHKEALEVIGRERSGGTLESIGKAMGAHLGIATSVSSFFGESSLLGKKEGGEQHDPAAASVPPQVGLQTQQENTRFGRIMRGGFGDMLRGKAKGGDEPS
- the LOC119268134 gene encoding RAB11-binding protein RELCH homolog isoform X3 — protein: MEAVGGAAEERWASLCNCVVNFLLEEKYHLTALELLQELQEDGRHAQALRLRSFFSDPAFFPPDLVARASSSPPGADPQSLLEEKIAAEEKLALTEYDLRLAKEDLTCLKLELQKQQESSPDNTIDASAHEGFNQQDQRDVKISALGPLKDNERKDLNCAVKEYLLLAGYRLAAMTFIEEVLDQDLDVWTNSSACVPDALRRYYYQYLSSTTEAAELNANSMGEAAALINEHENLKGTESITIKLVSAAALTEDTRKDHKNTESTIEGSPDSEAPVPCSTAGGGGYGTSGYESGTDTSPEGISVNGTQHGAGNSQGNSGSISVYVSEDKVNTEIVESPSIHKSSYKMALETIKIVSDALPKIVPYVLINHREELLPLIICAIERHPDSDVRDSLTHTLFNLIKRPDGQQRRIIMDACVELATSVGEMRTETELLPQCWEQINHQYEERRLLVAQSCGELAIYVRPEIRDSLILSIVQQLVEDSATVVREAATHNLALLLPLFPNMDKYYKVEELLFQLVRDPSGVVVDVALRELVPAVVGWGGKLDQILRVLLSHILASAQRCPSVSGVEGTIDSHLRVLGEQERWTIEVLLRMLTELLPFIHQKAIETCPSVDPSENYISESSLKLYATGETEWSAFEWMHTECLPDLIKLACLLPAKEDSLRTVITKYLLAVSGRYGKDYLEHIMLPVFLIAAGDIDSGDFIYFPLSIQSKVRGFRPKTSVAEKIAIICVLPLLLSGILGSPSSRQQLEEYLRKLLIQNTKDGSFSMHHTAEIIDAIRFLCIFEEHHGVIFHILWEMVVSSDTNLKTSAAGLLKALVPYVGVKVASTHVLPALITLGSDQNSAVKYASIDALGAVAQHFKSDMVVDKIHIQMDAFLEDGSHEATISVIRALAVAVPHSTDRLREYLLTKIFRLTSAPPTENNVERRRERANVFCEALRALDATDLPASSVRDLLLPSIQNLLKDVDALDPAHKEALEVIGRERSGGTLESIGKAMGAHLGIATSVSSFFGESSLLGKKEGGEQHDPAAASVPPQVGLQTQQENTRFGRIMRGGFGDMLRGKAKGGDEPS